TGCACCTCCTATCGAACAAACTGCCTGAGTTTTGCCGTTCAATTAGATAACCTCTGGAGCCAGAGAGATGATCTTCATGAAATCCTTATCGCGGAGCTCACGAGCCACAGGTCCAAAGATACGAGTACCACGAGGGGATTGATCGTCTTTGATAACTACAGCTGCATTCTCATCGAACTTGATGTAAGAACCATCGTTACGACGAACGCCACTTGCAGTGCGTACTACAACCGCTTTAACTACTTGACCTTTCTTGACAACGCCGCCGGGTGTAGCGGATTTTACGGAGCACACGATAACATCCCCGATGTTCGCCGTTTTGCGACCGGAACCACCCAGAACCTTGATGCACATGAGTTCCTTAGCACCGGAGTTGTCAGCAACAGCCAATCTCGTTTGAGTTTGGATCATTTACTGTTCCTCCTTTCGGATTTATCTATCCGAAAATCTGACTTATACGATTACTGCCTCTTCAACGATGCGTACCATACGGAAACGCTTGTCTTTAGACAATGGACGAGTTTCCATGATTTCTACGATGTCGCCAACTTTTGCTGCGTTGTTCTCATCGTGAGCCTTGAACTTTTTGGAGAATTTCATGCGTTTACCGTACAATGGGTGTGTCTTGTAAGTTTCAACAAGAACAACAATGGTTTTATCCATCTTGTCGGAAACGACGCGACCTACAACGGTTCGACGCATATTGCGATCTGCGGTCATCGTTCAAACCTCCTTCCTATAATTAGCCGATTCCCAATTCTCTCTGGCGCAGGACGGTTTTCGCACGAGCAATATCCTTACGCACTTGTTTGATGCGAGATGTGGTTTCGAGTTGACCCGTAGCCAACTGGAAACGAAGGTTGAACAACTCTTCTTTCAAAGAAGTAACGTTTTGTTCGAGCTCGGCAGTGGTCAAATTACGGTACTCATTAGCCTTCATGTGCGTCACCACCCACTTCTTCACGCTTCACGAACTTGCACTTGATAGGCAGTTTGTGCATAGCCAGACGCATAGCTTCGCGAGCGACTTCTTCAGGAACACCAGCAAGTTCAAACATGATCTTGCCTGGCTTCACTACCGCTACCCATTTCTCAGGAGAACCTTTACCGGAACCCATCCGTACTTCGAGCGGTTTTTGTGTAACTGGTTTGTCAGGGAAAATTTTAATCCAGACTTTACCACCACGTTTAATGTAACGGGTCATTGCAATACGGGCAGCCTCGATTTGACGGTTGGTTACCCAAGATGGTTCCATTGCTTGCAATCCGTATTCACCGAACGCAACAGTGGTACCGCCTTTTGCGTTACCTGCCATTTTCCCGCGGTGTTGTTTACGGTGTTTCACGCGTTTTGGCGTCAACATGATTACTTGCCTCCTTCCTCAGTAGCGACGTTCTTTCTCGCTGGAAGGACTTCTCCACGATAGATCCACACTTTAACACCGATGCGACCATAAGTGGTATGTGCTTCAGCAGTACCGTAGTCGATGTCAGCGCGCAATGTGTGAAGCGGAACAGTACCTTCGCTGTAACCTTCAGAACGTGCGATGTCCGCGCCGCCAAGACGACCGCTTACCAAGGTTTTGATACCTTTAGCACCAGAGCGCAGCGAACGAGTAATCGATTGCTTTTGCGCACGGCGGAAAGAAATGCGGTTTTCCAATTGGCGTGCAATATTTTCAGCTACCAGAGTAGCATCCAGATCCGGACGTTTTACTTCGTTGATGTTGATATGAACGCGTTTGCCAGTCAGTTCGGTCAAAGTTTTGCGCAGAGTTTCAACCTCTGAACCACCTTTACCAATTACCATACCAGGCTTAGCGGTGTGAATCGTAACGTTCACGCGATTAGCTGCGCGTTCGATTTCGATCGTGGATACAGCAGCATCCTTCAGACGCCCTTTTACATACTTACGGATTTTCAAGTCTTCGTGCAACAGAGTTGCGAAGTCCTTGTCAGCGTACCATTTGGACTCCCAGTCACGAATGACACCGATCCGAAGACCTACCGGGCTTACCTTTTGACCCACACGTAATCCCTCCTTATTTCTCGTTTAGTACCACTGTGATGTGGCTCGTGCGTTTATGGATGCGGCTAGCGCGACCCATAGCGCGCGGACGGAAACGCTTCAACGTAGGACCTTGGTCTACGAAGATTTTGCCAACTACCAAGCTATTTGGATCCAGCTCATAGTTGTGCTCAGCGTTTGCAATAGCCGACTTCAGGAGCTTTTCAACAACTGGAGAAGCTGCCTTTGGCGTGTGTTTCAAGATCGCCAAAGCTTCACCTACTTGCTTGCCTCTGATCAAGTCAACCACCAGGCGGACTTTACGAGACGCGATGCGAATATTCCGAGCAACTGCTTTTGCTTCCATCTTTGTACCTCCTCTCTGTCAAGAGAAAATTAGCGCTTCTTGGACTTCTTGTCGTTGTCGACGTGACCCTTGAAGGTACGAGTTGGTGCGAATTCACCCAATTTATGACCAACCATGTCTTCCGATACGTATACAGGTACATGTTTACGGCCATCGTAAACTGCAAACGTGTGTCCTACGAAATCAGGGAAGATGGTGGAACGGCGAGACCATGTTTTGATCACGCGTTTCTCGTTCTTTTCATTTTGCTCGTCAACTTTTTTCATCAAGTGGTCATCCACGAAAGGACCCTTTTTTAAGCTACGTCCCATTAGTGAACCTCCCTTCGCCAAAGGCGTTCGGTTATAGTATCAGCCTACCTTACTTTTTACGGCGGCGGATGATGTACTGGTCGGACTTGTTTTTCTTCTTGCGAGTCTTGAGACCCAGGGTTGGTTTACCCCAAGGAGTAACAGGAGCCTTACGACCGATTGGAGCGCGACCTTCACCACCACCGTGTGGGTGATCGTTAGGGTTCATTACGCTACCGCGAACTGTCGGGCGAATACCCAACCAGCGGGAACGTCCTGCTTTACCGATGTTCAGCAATTCGTGATCTTGGTTACCTACTTGACCGATGGTAGCGCGGCATACGTTATGAATGCGGCGTGTTTCACCGGAAGACAGGCGTACGATTACGAATTCACCATCACGACCAAGCAATTGAGCAGAAGTACCAGCAGCGCGAACCAATTGGCCACCTTTACCAGGTTTCAGCTCGATGTTGTGGATGGTAGTACCTACCGGGATTTTCTCCATTGGCAGTGCGTTACCGATTTTGATGTCGGCATCTGCTCCGGATACAATCTGGTCGCCCACTTTCAGGTTTTGTGGAGCGATAATGTAACGCTTTTCACCGTCTGCATAGTTGATCAGCGCGATGTTAGCGGAACGGTTTGGATCGTATTCAATGGTTGCTACGCGACCAATGATACCATCTTTGTTACGTTTGAAGTCGATAATACGGTATTTACGTTTGTGACCGCCACCTTGATGACGAACGGTAATTCTACCTTGGTTGTTGCGACCAGCTTTTTTGCTGAGAGGCGCCAACAAGGATTTTTCGGGAGTCGACGTGGTGATCTCCTCGAAAGTAGAAACCGTCATTTGGCGACGACCAGGAGAAGTCGGTTTAAACTTTTTGATACCCATGTTAATACCCTCCTTTTCGGTAGTCGTCGAGGTTATACTCCCTCGTAGAAGGCCAATTCTTTGCTGTCATCAGTCAGCTTAACGATTGCTTTCTTCCACTCGGATGTGTAACCGGAGTATTTTCCGTAGCGTTTTGGTTTAGCAGGTACACGAACTGTGTTAACTGCTTCTACTTTTACGCCAAATACTTTTTCAACTGCTTGTTTGATTTCTGTCTTGTTGGCTTTGAGAGGTACTTCGAATACGTACTTTTTCTCAGCCATCATGTCAGTGGTGCGCTCGGTAATGACAGGGCGTTTAAGGACATCATGAAGGCTCTTCATTAGGCGAGCACCTCCTCTACTTTCGCAATCGCTTCTTTCGTCACGATTACTTTGTCATGCGCTACCAGATCAAGAACGTTAATGCCTGCAGCATCTACGATTTTTGCACCTGGAATGTTGCGGGAAGCAAGAGCTACGTTTTGGTCGTACTCGGAAGTAACGATCAGAACTTTGCGATCTGCTTTCAAGTTGTTCAGAACAACTGTCATTTCTTTAGTTTTAGGAGCTGCAATGTTCAGAGCATCCAAAACCAAAATTTCGTTGCTTTGTACTTTTGCGGAGAGTGCGGATTTCAGAGCCAAACGGCGAACTTTACGGTTCAGTTTGTAACCGTATTTGCGCGGAGTTGGACCGAATACAACACCGCCACCTTTCCATTGCGGAGAGCGAATGGAACCTTGGCGTGCACGTCCTGTACCTTTTTGGCGCCATGGCTTGCGGCCACCACCACGTACTTCAGAACGGTTCTTTACATCATGTGTACCTTGGCGTTGGGATGCTTGTTGCATCACGATCGCATCGTACAGAACTGCGCTGTTAGGCTCAATCCCAAATACGCTGTCTGCCAGATCGATTTCGCCAACTTGAGAACCGCTTTGGTTATAAAGAGCTACTTTCGGCATGTCAGTTCCTCCTTTCTAGTTCTTCTTGACTGCCGTGGAAACCAGTACGCAGCCGTTTTTCGGACCAGGCACGGAGCCTTTCACGAGAATCAAGTTGCGTTCTGCGATAACTTTAACCACTTCCAGGTTTTGAATGGTAACGTTGTCTCCACCCATTTGACCTGGCAGGGTTTGGCCTTTAAATACACGACCTGGATCGACAGCACCCAAAGAACCTGGGCGGCGATGGTAGCGCGAACCGTGAGCCATAGGACCGCGGGATTGATTGTGACGTTTGATCGCACCTTGGAAACCTTTACCCTTGGTAACGCCGGCAACGTCAACGAATTCTCCCTCGGCAAAAATGTCAGCCTTCAACTCTTGACCAACCTCATAGTCAGCGAGGTTTACTCCGCGAATTTCGCGAACGAAGCGCTTAGGAGCAGTGTTAGCTTTTGCTGCATGGCCTTTTTCCGGCTTGTTAGCGCGCTGTTCTTTTTTGTCTTCGAAGCCGATTTGAATCGCTTCATAACCGTCGTTCGCAACGTCTTTCTTCTGAAGAACTACGTTAGAACCCGCCTCGATAACTGTTACAGCAATCGCTGCTCCGTTTGGACCAAAAACTTGACTCATTCCAAGTTTTTTCCCTAAGATTCCTTTGGTCATTTGTGCCACCTCCTGTGCTTATTTCAGTAAAACGTTTTATGTTGTATCAAGTCCCCATCGATGCGCAGGGGTGCCATTTAAGGGTTTGTTGCTTGGTATAACACGCTTATCAAGACAACGTCTGCGCGTGTATCGCTTTTTGGGACCTTACAGTTTGATCTCGATGTCCACACCGGACGGCAGATCCAGACGCATCAGAGCATCTACTGTTTGTGGTGTAGGATTCAAGATATCGATCAAACGTTTATGTGTACGCATCTCGAATTGCTCACGAGAATCTTTGTACTTATGAACCGCACGCAGGATCGTGTAAATTGCTTTCTCCGTAGGAAGTGGAATTGGACCGGATACGTTAGCACCGGAACGCTTCGCAGTGTCCACGATTTTTTCTGCGGACTGATCCAGGATTTTATGATCATACGCCTTCAAACGAATACGAATCTTTTGCTTTGCCATTGAAGTCCCTCCTTTTTCGCCCATTTTTTAAACAGACATTTCTCCGTGGAAATATCCTGCACCCCAGTCATGGCAAAGGGCCCGGGTGTGTCAGCAACCTCCCACATCATCGCAAGTCCATGACCAACATTCAATATTGTACTAAAAAGATCTGGGCAACGCAAGTTTTTTCTTGGGTTTCCGTATATTTTTTTGTACATGGTGTGCCTACTGAATGACTCACCTAGATCATCTTACAGATTCCTGCGAAGAAAGGCAAGCGGGATTACCTGCCAACTCGCCGAGAAATCTATCTATTATAGAAGGAAGTCGTTATACTTATGATTGTACTCGTTATGAAATGGAGGTTTTCCTCAATGTCTGATGTGAATCAAACCCCTTATGAAATCATCGGCGGTGCAGATACCTTGGCCCGTCTTGTCGATACCTTTTACGATCTGGTAAAGCAACATCCCGACATTAACGACCTCTTCCCTGAAGATTTAACCCACGTGAAGGAACGTCAATATCAGTTTTTGACACAGTTTCTCGGTGGTCCAAGCCTGTATTCGGACGCCCATGGCCATCCGATGTTGAGAGCACGACACATGCCATTCCCTATTGGACCTATACAAGCAGAGGCTTGGCTCTCTTGTATGGATAAAGCCATGTCCCTGACTAAACTGGAAGGCGAAATTCGAAAGCAAATCTTTGATCGCTTGCGTTTAACTGCTCACCATATGGTCAATAAGTGGGATCAATAAGAAAAAGCGTAGGACAATTACCGTCCTACGCTTTTGTTGTTATATCAGAGGTTGCTGCTGCACGTGTAGCTTTCGGTCTCACCAAGCTACGTGATCCCAAATATACACCGCCTACGATCATGCATAATGCTAGTAGGTGTACGAGTTGAAGGCTTTCTCCCAGGAATATCGCCGCAAATACCAAGCTGGCCATTGGCATTCCATTTAAGAAAACAGCTGTTCGACTCGCTCCGAGCTGACGTATCCCATAATTCCAGCCGATCGAACCGAGCGCAGTTGACAGCGCACCTGAAGCAAAAATCACAAGCCACTGGAACGAAGAAACATCCAAAGCTAGATAATAGGAAGCTGGTTGAACAGTCAATGCGACTCCCCATAAGAAGATGACCCCAAACATTTGCGATAAAGCCGTAATTAAGAGTACTGGTACACCTCTTACGACCAATTTGCGTATAAGTAAACCACCCGTTACATACATGAGCATGGAGAAAAACATAATAGCATCTCCCCAGCCATTCATATGAAGTCCGCCGTGCTGAGAGATGACGACAACTAACACTCCTGCAAAACCCATTCCAATGCCAAGCCCTTTTTTCAACGACATGCCTTCCCCTAAGAAAAGCATTGCCAAGAGCGCTGTTGCCAACGGATTTAATCCAAGAATAAGCGATGCATTTCCTGCTGTCGTGTATTGAACACCGGCTGCAAGCGTTATTTGATGAAGCGCGATAGAACTAGCACCGACTCCGGCCAACAACAACCAATCCGTTTTGCTAAAACGCAAACTCTTCCGGTATAAGAAGATGAGTGGCGATAAACAGATTCCACCGACAGTCATGCGTATAGCCGCGACATATAATGGAGGAAACGTTGTTAAATACTTGACCATGACGACGTTCAAGCCCCACAGTGTGACAACACCCGCAAGCATAAGAAACAATAATCGCTCATTATTTTTCATCTCGACTATCCCCCATCCAATCCTGATGGTATTGTAGCATATTGCGGCGAGAGGCAAATTGAATGATTTTGATGGGAGTTATTTAAAAGTTCGATAAATGCACATAAAAAAACCCGACAACCAAAGTTGTCGGGTTTTGTGTATCAGTAAAACCTAAGCGTCGATAGAAGCTACAACGCCAGCGCCTACTGTACGGCCACCTTCACGGATCGCGAAGCGAGTACCTTGTTCCATCGCTACTGGAGCGATCAGTTCAACAGTGAACTCAGTGTTGTCGCCAGGCATGATCATTTCAACGCCTTCTGGCAGTTGGATGATACCTGTTACGTCAGTTGTACGGAAGTAGAATTGTGGACGGTAGTTAGCAAAGAAAGGAGTGTGACGTCCGCCTTCTTCTTTGGACAGAACGTAAACTTCTGCTTTGAACTTCGTGTAAGGCTTAACGGAACCTGGTTTCGCCAAGCATTGTCCACGCTCGATGTCGTTACGGTCTACACCGCGCAGCAGAGCACCGATGTTGTCACCAGCTTGAGCGGAATCCAGCAATTTGCGGAACATCTCAACACCAGTTACAGTTGTGTTTTTAGTTTCTTCAGCCAGACCAATGATTTCTACTTGGTCACCAACTTTTACTACACCGCGCTCTACGCGACCAGTAGCAACAGTACCACGACCAGTGATCGTGAACACGTCCTCTACAGGCATCAGGAACGGCTTGTCAGTTGCGCGCTCAGGAGTTGGGATGTAGGAGTCTACAGCTTCCATCAGCTCAACAATTCTCTTAGCCCAGTCACCAGTTGGGTTATCCAAAGCTTCTTTAGCAGAACCTTTGATTACTGGAGTGTCGTCACCTGGGAACTCATATTGAGACAACAGGTCACGGATTTCCATTTCAACCAGTTCCAACAACTCTTCATCGTCTACCATGTCGCATTTGTTCATGAATACTACGATGTAAGGTACGCCTACTTGCTTGGAGAGCAGGATGTGCTCGCGAGTTTGTGGCATAGGGCCATCAGCTGCGGATACAACCAGGATAGCGCCGTCCATTTGAGCAGCACCAGTAATCATGTTTTTCACGTAGTCAGCGTGACCAGGGCAATCAACGTGAGCATAGTGACGGTTGTCAGTTTCGTACTCAACGTGAGCAGTGTTGATTGTGATACCGCGCTCTTTTTCTTCTGGAGCAGCGTCAATTGCAGCATAGTTCATAGCTTGTGCTTTACCGCTCTGTGCCAATACAGTTGTAATAGCAGCAGTCAGGGTAGTTTTACCATGGTCAACGTGACCGATAGTACCAATGTTAACGTGTGGTTTATTACGCTCAAATTTCGCTTTTGCCATGAGAGAAAAGCCTCCTTATAGATAAGGGTTTTATGGTTTGAAGAAAGGTTTACCTTACGAATGGTTGTCCCTTCCATATTGTAAACCTTTCTGATTGCAAGATAAAGCTGTAACCTGTAATTATTCGCCTTTAGATTTCTTGATGATCTCTTCAGCGATAAATTTAGGCACTTCTTCGTAGTGATCGATCACCATGGAGTAAACGCCACGGCCTTGGGTACGGGAACGAAGAATTGTGGAGTAACCAAACATCTCGGACAGTGGTACCATTGCACGGATTACTTGTGCATTTGCACGAGCTTCCATACCTTCGATACGACCGCGGCGGGAGTTCAGATCGCCCATAACGTCGCCCATGTACTCTTCTGGCATTGTAACTTCTACTTTCATGATTGGCTCGAGCAATACAGCGCCACATTTTTTCGCAGCTTCTTTCAGAGCGAGAGAACCTGCTACTTTAAATGCCATCTCGTTGGAGTCAACATCATGGTAGCTACCGTCTACGATAGTAGCTTTGATATCAACCAGCGGGAAGCCGGCGATAACACCATTTTTCATGGACTCTTCGATACCCGCTTGAACAGCAGGGATGTATTCGCGTGGTACTACACCACCAACGATTTTGTTTTCGAATTGGAAGCCTTGACCAGCTTCGAGTGGAGCAAATTCCACCCAAACGTGACCGTATTGACCACGACCACCGGACTGACGAACGAATTTACCTTCCACTTTTGCTGCGTTACGGAATGTTTCACGGTAAGCAACTTGTGGAGCACCTACGTTCGACTCGACTTTAAATTCGCGTTTCAGACGGTCTACGATAATCTCCAGGTGAAGCTCACCCATACCGGAGATGATTGTTTGACCAGTCTCTTCGTCTGTGCGAGTTCTGAACGTTGGATCCTCTTCAGCCAGCTTGGACAGGCCGATACCCATCTTGTCTTGGTCTGCTTTGGATTTTGGCTCAATCGCAACAGAGATAACTGGCTCTGGGAAGTCCATAGACTCAAGGATTACAGGAGCCTTTTCATCACACAGAGTATCACCAGTTGTTGTATCTTTCAAACCTACAGCTGCAGCAATGTCACCGGAGTAAACCGTTTGGATCTCTTCACGGTGGTTTGCGTGCATTTGCAGGATACGGCCTACGCGCTCACGTTTACCTTTGGTAGAGTTGAGAACATAAGAACCGGAACTCAGTACACCGGAGTATACGCGGAAGAAAGTCAGACGGCCTACATACGGGTCAGTCATGATCTTGAACGCAAGAGCAGAGAACGGACCGTTGTCGTCAGCAGGACGATCAACTTCTTCTTCAGTATCTGGCAATGTACCTTTGATTGCAGGGATATCTACCGGGGACGGCAGGAAAGTAACAACGTTGTCCAGCATAGGCTGAACACCTTTGTTGCGGTAAGAAGAACCGCACATTACCGGCGTCAGTTTGCACTCGATAGTACCCTTACGCAGAGCCACGCGGATTTCGTCGTTGGTCAGCTCTTCGCCTTCCAAGTACTTCATCATGAGCTCTTCGTCTTGTTCTGCAGCTGCCTCTACCATCGCCATGCGAAGTTCTTCGCAACGCGCCAGAATGTCAGCAGGAATTTCAGCGGAGTCAGAAGTTTTACCCAAGTCATCAGTATATACGATTGCCTTCATTTCAATCAGGTCAACCATACCTTTGAATTGATCTTCTGCACCGATTGGATATTGGATTGCTACTGGATTTGCACCCAGGCGAGATTTGATCTGACCCAAGCACATATCAAAGTTAGCACCCATGATATCCATTTTGTTGATGTAGCACATGCGCGGTACGCCATAGCGGTCAGCTTGGCGCCATACGGTTTCGGTTTGCGGCTCAACGCCACCTTTTGCGTCAAAAACGGT
The window above is part of the Brevibacillus antibioticus genome. Proteins encoded here:
- the rplP gene encoding 50S ribosomal protein L16, whose product is MLTPKRVKHRKQHRGKMAGNAKGGTTVAFGEYGLQAMEPSWVTNRQIEAARIAMTRYIKRGGKVWIKIFPDKPVTQKPLEVRMGSGKGSPEKWVAVVKPGKIMFELAGVPEEVAREAMRLAMHKLPIKCKFVKREEVGGDAHEG
- the rpmC gene encoding 50S ribosomal protein L29 yields the protein MKANEYRNLTTAELEQNVTSLKEELFNLRFQLATGQLETTSRIKQVRKDIARAKTVLRQRELGIG
- the rpsJ gene encoding 30S ribosomal protein S10; protein product: MAKQKIRIRLKAYDHKILDQSAEKIVDTAKRSGANVSGPIPLPTEKAIYTILRAVHKYKDSREQFEMRTHKRLIDILNPTPQTVDALMRLDLPSGVDIEIKL
- the rplV gene encoding 50S ribosomal protein L22; this encodes MEAKAVARNIRIASRKVRLVVDLIRGKQVGEALAILKHTPKAASPVVEKLLKSAIANAEHNYELDPNSLVVGKIFVDQGPTLKRFRPRAMGRASRIHKRTSHITVVLNEK
- the rpsQ gene encoding 30S ribosomal protein S17, with translation MTADRNMRRTVVGRVVSDKMDKTIVVLVETYKTHPLYGKRMKFSKKFKAHDENNAAKVGDIVEIMETRPLSKDKRFRMVRIVEEAVIV
- the rplD gene encoding 50S ribosomal protein L4, with product MPKVALYNQSGSQVGEIDLADSVFGIEPNSAVLYDAIVMQQASQRQGTHDVKNRSEVRGGGRKPWRQKGTGRARQGSIRSPQWKGGGVVFGPTPRKYGYKLNRKVRRLALKSALSAKVQSNEILVLDALNIAAPKTKEMTVVLNNLKADRKVLIVTSEYDQNVALASRNIPGAKIVDAAGINVLDLVAHDKVIVTKEAIAKVEEVLA
- the rplW gene encoding 50S ribosomal protein L23 — its product is MKSLHDVLKRPVITERTTDMMAEKKYVFEVPLKANKTEIKQAVEKVFGVKVEAVNTVRVPAKPKRYGKYSGYTSEWKKAIVKLTDDSKELAFYEGV
- the rplC gene encoding 50S ribosomal protein L3, whose amino-acid sequence is MTKGILGKKLGMSQVFGPNGAAIAVTVIEAGSNVVLQKKDVANDGYEAIQIGFEDKKEQRANKPEKGHAAKANTAPKRFVREIRGVNLADYEVGQELKADIFAEGEFVDVAGVTKGKGFQGAIKRHNQSRGPMAHGSRYHRRPGSLGAVDPGRVFKGQTLPGQMGGDNVTIQNLEVVKVIAERNLILVKGSVPGPKNGCVLVSTAVKKN
- the rplB gene encoding 50S ribosomal protein L2, with the translated sequence MGIKKFKPTSPGRRQMTVSTFEEITTSTPEKSLLAPLSKKAGRNNQGRITVRHQGGGHKRKYRIIDFKRNKDGIIGRVATIEYDPNRSANIALINYADGEKRYIIAPQNLKVGDQIVSGADADIKIGNALPMEKIPVGTTIHNIELKPGKGGQLVRAAGTSAQLLGRDGEFVIVRLSSGETRRIHNVCRATIGQVGNQDHELLNIGKAGRSRWLGIRPTVRGSVMNPNDHPHGGGEGRAPIGRKAPVTPWGKPTLGLKTRKKKNKSDQYIIRRRKK
- a CDS encoding DMT family transporter, producing MKNNERLLFLMLAGVVTLWGLNVVMVKYLTTFPPLYVAAIRMTVGGICLSPLIFLYRKSLRFSKTDWLLLAGVGASSIALHQITLAAGVQYTTAGNASLILGLNPLATALLAMLFLGEGMSLKKGLGIGMGFAGVLVVVISQHGGLHMNGWGDAIMFFSMLMYVTGGLLIRKLVVRGVPVLLITALSQMFGVIFLWGVALTVQPASYYLALDVSSFQWLVIFASGALSTALGSIGWNYGIRQLGASRTAVFLNGMPMASLVFAAIFLGESLQLVHLLALCMIVGGVYLGSRSLVRPKATRAAATSDITTKA
- the rplN gene encoding 50S ribosomal protein L14 is translated as MIQTQTRLAVADNSGAKELMCIKVLGGSGRKTANIGDVIVCSVKSATPGGVVKKGQVVKAVVVRTASGVRRNDGSYIKFDENAAVVIKDDQSPRGTRIFGPVARELRDKDFMKIISLAPEVI
- the rpsC gene encoding 30S ribosomal protein S3; amino-acid sequence: MGQKVSPVGLRIGVIRDWESKWYADKDFATLLHEDLKIRKYVKGRLKDAAVSTIEIERAANRVNVTIHTAKPGMVIGKGGSEVETLRKTLTELTGKRVHININEVKRPDLDATLVAENIARQLENRISFRRAQKQSITRSLRSGAKGIKTLVSGRLGGADIARSEGYSEGTVPLHTLRADIDYGTAEAHTTYGRIGVKVWIYRGEVLPARKNVATEEGGK
- the fusA gene encoding elongation factor G codes for the protein MAREFSLPNTRNIGIMAHIDAGKTTTTERILFYTGRVHKIGEVHEGAATMDWMEQEQERGITITSAATTAQWNGHRINIIDTPGHVDFTVEVERSLRVLDGAVTVFDAKGGVEPQTETVWRQADRYGVPRMCYINKMDIMGANFDMCLGQIKSRLGANPVAIQYPIGAEDQFKGMVDLIEMKAIVYTDDLGKTSDSAEIPADILARCEELRMAMVEAAAEQDEELMMKYLEGEELTNDEIRVALRKGTIECKLTPVMCGSSYRNKGVQPMLDNVVTFLPSPVDIPAIKGTLPDTEEEVDRPADDNGPFSALAFKIMTDPYVGRLTFFRVYSGVLSSGSYVLNSTKGKRERVGRILQMHANHREEIQTVYSGDIAAAVGLKDTTTGDTLCDEKAPVILESMDFPEPVISVAIEPKSKADQDKMGIGLSKLAEEDPTFRTRTDEETGQTIISGMGELHLEIIVDRLKREFKVESNVGAPQVAYRETFRNAAKVEGKFVRQSGGRGQYGHVWVEFAPLEAGQGFQFENKIVGGVVPREYIPAVQAGIEESMKNGVIAGFPLVDIKATIVDGSYHDVDSNEMAFKVAGSLALKEAAKKCGAVLLEPIMKVEVTMPEEYMGDVMGDLNSRRGRIEGMEARANAQVIRAMVPLSEMFGYSTILRSRTQGRGVYSMVIDHYEEVPKFIAEEIIKKSKGE
- a CDS encoding globin → MSDVNQTPYEIIGGADTLARLVDTFYDLVKQHPDINDLFPEDLTHVKERQYQFLTQFLGGPSLYSDAHGHPMLRARHMPFPIGPIQAEAWLSCMDKAMSLTKLEGEIRKQIFDRLRLTAHHMVNKWDQ
- the tuf gene encoding elongation factor Tu, producing the protein MAKAKFERNKPHVNIGTIGHVDHGKTTLTAAITTVLAQSGKAQAMNYAAIDAAPEEKERGITINTAHVEYETDNRHYAHVDCPGHADYVKNMITGAAQMDGAILVVSAADGPMPQTREHILLSKQVGVPYIVVFMNKCDMVDDEELLELVEMEIRDLLSQYEFPGDDTPVIKGSAKEALDNPTGDWAKRIVELMEAVDSYIPTPERATDKPFLMPVEDVFTITGRGTVATGRVERGVVKVGDQVEIIGLAEETKNTTVTGVEMFRKLLDSAQAGDNIGALLRGVDRNDIERGQCLAKPGSVKPYTKFKAEVYVLSKEEGGRHTPFFANYRPQFYFRTTDVTGIIQLPEGVEMIMPGDNTEFTVELIAPVAMEQGTRFAIREGGRTVGAGVVASIDA
- the rpsS gene encoding 30S ribosomal protein S19, which codes for MGRSLKKGPFVDDHLMKKVDEQNEKNEKRVIKTWSRRSTIFPDFVGHTFAVYDGRKHVPVYVSEDMVGHKLGEFAPTRTFKGHVDNDKKSKKR